In Rhipicephalus microplus isolate Deutch F79 chromosome 7, USDA_Rmic, whole genome shotgun sequence, one genomic interval encodes:
- the LOC142767137 gene encoding uncharacterized protein LOC142767137 encodes MPGITTRHTQPNNFEKMRVTYAFQLFSDTVLNGLRLYKNDVEAKCGSIQPVLTFFGMMRDLIEIMSSRFPAKALRPDSAAVDKLLSFLAYLVEWEVYVAENLRQAKNEGRAEKRGRFLSESTAVGLRVTIASDLLLLDYLSQQLAYKFIMTSRLSQDPAENFFGIARQSSGCNTHPTPQQFLITVSCLSFYSLAKSVSHGNAEPGILTALLGADAAGGDDRTKQFLLDQLTADGDLCSAELALNSIEKAAPDHVACVSAKSDERLIFYVAGYVTRKFLAKTSCDACKNVLLADKNNIKNLQAAQLTQLKDNGGLLYPSCFLFRFLKNLENLFTGCFSAQELHHESIMDEASGVGEPG; translated from the exons ATGCCCGGTATCACAACCCGCCACACTCAGCCCAACAactttgagaaaatgagggttACCTACGCCTTCCAACTCTTCAGTGACACGGTTCTAAATGGCCTTCGTCTCTACAAAAATGATGTTGAGGCCAAATGCGGGAGCATCCAGCCTGTCTTGACCTTTTTCGG CATGATGAGAGACCTTATCGAGATAATGTCATCTCGATTCCCCGCCAAGGCTCTTCGTCCGGACTCAGCTGCCGTGGATAAGCTGCTGTCATTTCTAGCCTACCTTGTTGAATGGGAGGTTTATGTAGCAGAAAACTTGCGTCAAGCGAAAAACGAAGGCCGAGCCGAAAAGCGGGGCCGCTTTTTGTCCGAGTCTACTGCAGTTGGATTGAGGGTCACCATTGCAAGTGACCTGTTGCTGCTGGACTACCTGAGCCAACAACTCGCGTACAAGTTCATCATGACATCAAGGCTGAGCCAGGACCCAGCTGAGAACTTTTTTGGCATTGCACGGCAGTCGTCAGGCTGTAATACTCACCCCACACCCCAGCAGTTTTTGATTACAGTTTCTTGCTTGAGTTTTTACAGCCTTGCGAAATCTGTGTCACACGGGAATGCAGAGCCAGGCATTTTGACTGCACTGCTTGGGGCTGATGCTGCCGGTGGGGATGACCGTACCAAACAGTTTCTGCTGGACCAGCTGACTGCTGATGGGGATCTTTGCAGTGCTGAACTGGCATTGAACAGCATTGAGAAAGCTGCACCAGATCATGTTGCTTGTGTGTCTGCCAAAAGTGATGAGCGGCTAATTTTTTACGTTGCTGGATATGTAACACGGAAGTTCTTGGCCAAAACCAGCTGTGATGCTTGTAAAAACGTTCTGCTTGCAGACAAAAACAACATCAAAAACCTTCAAGCTGCTCAGCTAACACAGCTAAAGGATAATGGCGGGCTGCTTTACCCGTCGTGTTTCCTATTTAGGTTCCTAAAAAACCTGGAGAACCTTTTCACGGGTTGCTTCAGTGCACAAGAGCTTCATCACGAAAGCATCATGGAT GAGGCTTCTGGTGTTGGTGAGCCAGGATAA